The sequence GGACAAAGATGTATTTCCTGAACGCACAATTAAAGGTGCAGATGGACGAACTGTTGTTTCTGTGGGATGAATTGCAGGTTTTGTATTTCTCCTAGCGGGTAGTATTTTTCCAGCGCAGTGGGAGGACAACAGTAAAGTTCTTTTCGTCATCTAATACCTGGAATCCCGGGGTCCTCAACAAGTCAAACTTTGCCCTTATATTGTTGAGCCCTACTTTTGTGCCCTGCGCTTTTATGGTGCGGGGTTGCAGATTGTTACTCACTACTAATTTATTGCCGGCAGTGGTGAATATATCTACGATCAATGGATTTGATTTGGAATGGGCATTGTGTTTTACGGCATTTTCTACCAATAGCTGGAGCGATAGCGAGGGTAGTAAATAGTGATAATACTGCTTATCGATCTCAATGTTCAATTGCACCGAGTCACTATGCCTCGTACGTAATAACTGGTAATAGGAATCGATGAATTTGATCTCACTCTCCAGCGTGCTTAGTCCGTCTTCATTATTTTTCAATAAATACCGGTACACTTTGCTGAGTTCATCCAGGAACTGTTCGGCTTTTTCTTTATCAACTGAGATCAGGGAAGATAACGTATTGAAGCAATTGAATAAAAAATGTGGGTTTACCTGGTTCTTCAGGGTATCGAATTCCTGCTGGATGGATAGTTCCTGCAGGAGTTCTTTTTCTGCAACACCTTCCTTGAATTTGTTCAGGATATAATCTGCTTCATACAATGTTTCAAAGATTAAGTTAACGGAAAGTCCCAGCAGCAGGCCTTTCATGAGGTCCCATTGCTGCAGGTTATAACCAAGGATATGGAAAAAGTCATAAGTCAAAAAAATAAGGAGGATGCTGGGTGACATGATCAGGAAAATCACCATAGCTTTCCAGCCAATCCTTAACCGGCTCTGGTTTAGTTCCGGGAATTTATTTTCGATGAAATTGTCATAACAGGTATGTGAATACCAGGATAAGGTGCCAATGACAAAAATCAGCGGAAAGGAGATCAGCCAGACCCTGATGTCTGTCCAGAATCTCTCTTTGTATAATATCAGGTTAGCAGCTACAGCTACCAGTGGCATGGAAAAGAGAAATGAATACCATTCCAGGCGGTGTGGTTTGAAGAATTTCATAGCCTGGATTCCATTTTTTTAAGTAATAATGGCAAACGGATGATCCTTACTTCCCCGGATTCTTCGATAAAGGCCTTACCCGGTTCCAGTAATTGGTATTTATTGATCAGGTTGTCCAGCCCTTTTTCTATATCCAGGTCATCTCTAATCACTTTGGGCTGAAGCGTATTGGAGATGGCGAGCATGTTTTCGCCTTCCAGGTATATTTTAATTACCAGTGGCTTGTTTTTGTCGACACTGTTTAAGGTAAATGCATTTTCAACTATGGTCTGCAGGGTAAGGTGTGGCAGGTAGCCTGCTTTTGCAGCTTCCGGTACCGTAACCATTAATTGCAAACCTTCCCCAAACCTGGCTTTCAGCAGTGCTGCATAGGAAGCCAGAAAATGTAGTTCGCTGGACAATGTTACCAGGTCTTCATGATCATTTCGAAGCATGTAACGGTACACCATACTCATCTCATCCAGGAATTCCTCTGCTTTTTCTTCGTCTTCACTGATGAGGCTGGATAAGGAATTGAGGCTATTGAACAGGAAATGCGGATTCACCTGGCTTTTCAGTCCCTGCAATCGGCTGTGCTGGTAAGCTTTTTTCAGTTCTTCGGTTTCTTTCCTGTTCTGCCGCCACTTATCATATTGGTCGATGCCTTCATGCAACAAGGTGATAAATACATTGGTGATGCCCATGCTGATATAGGCCCAGGCATAGGTTTCGTTGTTGAATTCAATGCTGTACCGTCGAAGGTTCGAGTACAGGTTAAAGACCAACAGGAGGTAAAGTCCGGAGAGAATAAGAAAGGAAAGGATCATGATAGTCAGGCGTACAGGTATCTGGTCGTCGTCGCGGAAACGGTGTTTCATCAGTACAGCGATACCGCCACATAATGTATAGTAAATGGTAAAGGAACATACACTGAGGATGGTGGCAATGAAAAAGTTTGATAGCGTTGCAAAATAAATTGAACCCAGGATAATCGTGTTGATCATGATGGTAAACGGCAGGATGATCAACAATAGAATTGTGTAATCCTGGCTGTTATATCTGGGTAATTGTAAGGTCATACGTTGAAATCTTGGCTAAGCGGTATTTCCAGCAGTAACGCTGAACCTTTCTCCAGGGCCTGTGTCTGGATGCGGGCATTTGCTGCGGCCAGGCTTTTGGCGATGGATTTGCGTTTCAATTGCTGGTCCAGTTGCTGCAGTGTGGATTTCTCCAGATTGAATTCCATGGTAAAGAGCAGCGTGGCCTTCTCCAGCGACATATTGATACGGCAGTATTCCGGTTTAGAATTGATCAGGGCCGTCATGGATTCCTTGAATAAATGCAGGATCTCGTAACGGTATTTCATGTTCAGTTCCAGGTTTTGTACGCGCCTGTCTACCCACATCTCTATATTGGTTGCATTACGGTTATTAAGCCCTTCAATGAATTCCTGCATCCTTTCGAGGGTCTTGCGCATGTTGTCATTTTCGGGCCGTATACTCCAGAGCATATCATCCATGGCCACCATCATATGCTGGCTTTTACTGTGGATCTGCTCAATGAATTCTTTAGATTTTTCGGGTTCTTTCTCTGCTTTGATCCGGGCCATCTCACTGAGTATATTGATATCACTCAACGCCATATTCACTTCTTCCTGCAGGTTAACGGCAATGTCTGTGCGCATTTTTTGCAGGGCCTCTTTCCGTTTAATGCGTTCATTGTCGAGCCAGAAAAAGAGGCTGCCAATAAGCAAGGCTACCAGGGAATAGAACCACCAGGTTTTCCAGAAAGGCGGATGAATAATGATTTGCAGGCTGGTGATATCATGGAAGATTTTTTTCTCATCCATGCAGGCCGTTTTGAAGGTGTACTCACCTGGCGGGAGGAAATTGAAGGATACTTCGTTCAATGGCCCTGCTGGCGTCCAGCCCCGGTCGAGCCCTTCCATTTTATATTGGATCGTATAGGTATTCTGGTAAGTGAGCGTTGAGAGCTGGATTCGGAAAGAATGTTCAAAATATTTCAGGTCCAGTTTTGATGGCATTGTTACCGAATCAACGGATAGTTCCTGGTTGAATAATGAGAAACCGGTAATATATACCTTAGGTGGAATATAGTCGTTTACCGTAACGATTGCAGGATCGAAGACGATGAAATCATGGTTGGTGCCAAAGAGGATCCGGCCATCCTTTAAAGTGGCACTGCTGGCTACATTGAATGTATTGGTCGGAATACCATCCAGGCTGTTATAACTGCTGAGCTTATTTTTTTTAGGGTGGAAACTATAAATGCCGGTGGTGCCGGTCATCCAGATATATCCGTATTTATCTTTTACGAGGTTGGTCAGGTCAGTAGAAGCAAGTCCGTCATTTTTGGTGAGGTAAGCGAATTTGCCGGTATGCAGGTTCAATACATTCAGGCCATCTCCTGAGATTACCATGGTGGAATCATCATACTGGATAATATCTGCAGCACCATTCATGCGAAGGACCTGTCCTTTGGGCCCCTTGTCAGAATAATGTGATAAAATACTACCAGTGGTTGCATTTAGCCGGAATACCCCGTTCCTGTCAGTGCATATCCAAACAGAATTATCGGCGGATATATATATCCTGCTGATCACGGCTTCGAATTTTTGCACCAGCCTGAAACTGTCGGAACTTGCTGTCCATTTAACAAGCAGCCCCCGTTGGGTACCCAACCACATATCACCGTTCATATCCTCTGCTACCTGGCGGATGGTGCTGTTGGCTATTGCATCCGGTAATAACCTGCGGGGTTTTCCGGCGGCTGGATAGATCTTCAGTACCCCCGCTTGCAGGCCCTGCCAGATGTCGCCATTCTGCCGCTGGGTAAGGCACCAGACTGATATATCCCTTGTCTCGCGGGGATTGGCGAATCCTGATGGTATGGGATTGAACAAACTATCGTAGGCGAATATGTTATTACCCCAGGTACTGACCAGGATTTCACCATCTTGGGTTTGGAGAAAATCTGTTACATCGGGCGTGTAACTGGTATCCCGCCCAGGATATTTATTCTGCACCGCTGTGAATTTCTGGGCAGCGGGATTGAACCGCAGCAAGCCTTTATTGGTCGCGATCCAGAGATTGTTTTCCCGATCTTCAAATAACAGGTTAACATTATCATACAGCATATTGTATTCGCCCGATATATTAGCCTGCATGGGTTGCACGGTCTTTTTTTTTACATCGGCCCGGGCAAAAAGGTTATTGCCCGAAAACCAGATCGATCCGTCTTTCATTTCTGTTACCCCATAGAAGTCAAAATACATGTTTTTCAGGGCGCGTAAAACCTTGTCCTGCCATTCAGTCTTTTCCCTGGTATTGATGGCATAGCTGTATACCAGCAGGCTGCCCGTATTCCAGGATGTTATCCAGAAACAATTTGTTTTATCGAGATATGCATTGACGACCATGCGTAGTTCACCAAACTCGCTGATCACCGGATCATTCTCAGTATTATGCCCGCGATAGGAGGAAAGCTTGCTTACCGGGTTATATTTAAACAGCCCTTCATTGGTACCGACCCAGTAATTTCGGTTATGGTCTTGCCAGGTATACAATAATTTCCACCCGTCGGGTAATTTGAAAGGATTGGATTCACTGGTGAA comes from Flavihumibacter fluvii and encodes:
- a CDS encoding ligand-binding sensor domain-containing protein, which encodes MRYWLQFILLLYCTCTSYAQQQRYLFSYLGLKDGLQDANIISVQQDEKGFLWIASRNSLQRYDGLRFLNFSHKQNDPASIPDAAISSMALDKKNRLWVSTSKNTVGYLDVNSLVFTPIPIRPVEAEKGRSILTLHPDRDGNILLIFHGGEYITYDEKRREFTSESNPFKLPDGWKLLYTWQDHNRNYWVGTNEGLFKYNPVSKLSSYRGHNTENDPVISEFGELRMVVNAYLDKTNCFWITSWNTGSLLVYSYAINTREKTEWQDKVLRALKNMYFDFYGVTEMKDGSIWFSGNNLFARADVKKKTVQPMQANISGEYNMLYDNVNLLFEDRENNLWIATNKGLLRFNPAAQKFTAVQNKYPGRDTSYTPDVTDFLQTQDGEILVSTWGNNIFAYDSLFNPIPSGFANPRETRDISVWCLTQRQNGDIWQGLQAGVLKIYPAAGKPRRLLPDAIANSTIRQVAEDMNGDMWLGTQRGLLVKWTASSDSFRLVQKFEAVISRIYISADNSVWICTDRNGVFRLNATTGSILSHYSDKGPKGQVLRMNGAADIIQYDDSTMVISGDGLNVLNLHTGKFAYLTKNDGLASTDLTNLVKDKYGYIWMTGTTGIYSFHPKKNKLSSYNSLDGIPTNTFNVASSATLKDGRILFGTNHDFIVFDPAIVTVNDYIPPKVYITGFSLFNQELSVDSVTMPSKLDLKYFEHSFRIQLSTLTYQNTYTIQYKMEGLDRGWTPAGPLNEVSFNFLPPGEYTFKTACMDEKKIFHDITSLQIIIHPPFWKTWWFYSLVALLIGSLFFWLDNERIKRKEALQKMRTDIAVNLQEEVNMALSDINILSEMARIKAEKEPEKSKEFIEQIHSKSQHMMVAMDDMLWSIRPENDNMRKTLERMQEFIEGLNNRNATNIEMWVDRRVQNLELNMKYRYEILHLFKESMTALINSKPEYCRINMSLEKATLLFTMEFNLEKSTLQQLDQQLKRKSIAKSLAAANARIQTQALEKGSALLLEIPLSQDFNV
- a CDS encoding sensor histidine kinase, which gives rise to MKFFKPHRLEWYSFLFSMPLVAVAANLILYKERFWTDIRVWLISFPLIFVIGTLSWYSHTCYDNFIENKFPELNQSRLRIGWKAMVIFLIMSPSILLIFLTYDFFHILGYNLQQWDLMKGLLLGLSVNLIFETLYEADYILNKFKEGVAEKELLQELSIQQEFDTLKNQVNPHFLFNCFNTLSSLISVDKEKAEQFLDELSKVYRYLLKNNEDGLSTLESEIKFIDSYYQLLRTRHSDSVQLNIEIDKQYYHYLLPSLSLQLLVENAVKHNAHSKSNPLIVDIFTTAGNKLVVSNNLQPRTIKAQGTKVGLNNIRAKFDLLRTPGFQVLDDEKNFTVVLPLRWKNTTR
- a CDS encoding sensor histidine kinase, giving the protein MTLQLPRYNSQDYTILLLIILPFTIMINTIILGSIYFATLSNFFIATILSVCSFTIYYTLCGGIAVLMKHRFRDDDQIPVRLTIMILSFLILSGLYLLLVFNLYSNLRRYSIEFNNETYAWAYISMGITNVFITLLHEGIDQYDKWRQNRKETEELKKAYQHSRLQGLKSQVNPHFLFNSLNSLSSLISEDEEKAEEFLDEMSMVYRYMLRNDHEDLVTLSSELHFLASYAALLKARFGEGLQLMVTVPEAAKAGYLPHLTLQTIVENAFTLNSVDKNKPLVIKIYLEGENMLAISNTLQPKVIRDDLDIEKGLDNLINKYQLLEPGKAFIEESGEVRIIRLPLLLKKMESRL